One stretch of Thermococcus sp. 21S9 DNA includes these proteins:
- a CDS encoding DUF1931 family protein yields MAEMIIPYPQLQKILERTCELAVIKPRAEEMMDIVEKKLSDLFEVAYENAKAERSSTIKMRHIPITKGFKNSLNLFRAVIEDEKVQIEPIRKYVLKKIPGDIPLEEEVVNELPIIAGTLFVLIGRVIKALHPEIKNVYPEHIEEAKKVLDYTL; encoded by the coding sequence ATGGCCGAGATGATAATACCCTATCCACAGCTCCAGAAGATTCTGGAGAGGACCTGTGAGCTCGCGGTCATCAAGCCGAGGGCCGAGGAGATGATGGACATCGTTGAGAAGAAGCTCAGCGACCTCTTCGAGGTTGCCTACGAGAACGCCAAGGCCGAGCGCTCAAGCACGATAAAGATGCGCCACATACCGATTACCAAGGGCTTCAAGAACAGCCTGAACCTCTTCAGGGCGGTCATCGAGGACGAGAAGGTCCAGATTGAGCCCATCAGGAAGTACGTCCTCAAGAAGATACCCGGCGACATCCCGCTCGAGGAAGAGGTTGTCAACGAGCTTCCGATTATCGCGGGAACCCTCTTCGTGCTCATCGGAAGGGTAATCAAGGCTCTCCACCCGGAGATTAAGAACGTCTACCCGGAGCACATCGAGGAGGCCAAGAAGGTTCTGGACTACACGCTCTGA
- a CDS encoding amidohydrolase family protein → MFALVGKLVDYRSVRDGAVIVEDNIIRAVVPVGELGEWGVDEVYGGKNYLVIPGLINAHTHVAMARFRGLGEDLPTEEWLEKIIWPMELEWTRKEIREWAEVGLKEALMNGSTTVNDHYFFADEIAKVAERLGIRAFIGQTVMDEVDFPLASPDEGSRFFKRWRNRSELVTPTLAPHATNTVSLELMKELAELSRETGARVHVHLAQSRAEVSDVKRRYGLSPVGLLERAGLLNESLIGVHGVYLNDSDFERLAKAGSTLVHCPTSNVKLEARTVNLRTLLDISLNVALGNDSPNPTGILDPFLEMRTAGIVANLTAGKAHAIPARELFGMATVGGARALGLKAGLIEPGYLADLVLINADKPWLRPLENVYSLLVYSARGSDVEMVVVNGRPLMKLSNSKR, encoded by the coding sequence ATGTTTGCGCTGGTCGGAAAGCTCGTCGATTACCGCTCCGTTCGAGATGGGGCCGTCATCGTCGAGGATAACATCATTCGGGCCGTCGTTCCGGTGGGGGAACTGGGGGAGTGGGGTGTTGACGAAGTTTACGGCGGGAAGAACTACCTCGTGATTCCCGGCCTAATCAACGCCCACACTCACGTGGCAATGGCGCGCTTTAGGGGTCTCGGCGAGGACCTGCCGACGGAGGAGTGGCTTGAGAAAATCATCTGGCCGATGGAGCTGGAATGGACGCGGAAGGAAATCCGTGAGTGGGCTGAAGTCGGCCTTAAAGAGGCTTTGATGAACGGCTCGACGACGGTAAACGACCACTACTTCTTCGCGGACGAGATAGCGAAGGTTGCCGAAAGGCTCGGGATAAGGGCCTTCATCGGCCAGACGGTTATGGACGAGGTTGATTTCCCTCTCGCAAGTCCTGATGAAGGTTCCCGATTCTTCAAGCGCTGGCGGAACCGGAGCGAGCTCGTAACGCCCACCCTGGCACCGCACGCAACGAACACCGTCTCGCTTGAGCTGATGAAAGAACTCGCCGAACTCTCCCGGGAAACCGGTGCAAGGGTTCACGTTCACCTCGCCCAGAGCAGGGCTGAAGTTTCTGATGTTAAAAGGCGCTACGGCCTTTCGCCTGTTGGTCTCCTCGAAAGGGCTGGGCTTTTGAACGAAAGTCTAATCGGCGTCCACGGTGTTTACCTGAACGATTCTGACTTCGAGAGATTGGCCAAGGCCGGCTCGACCCTCGTCCACTGTCCGACGAGCAACGTCAAGCTTGAAGCACGGACCGTGAACCTGAGGACACTCCTTGACATTAGCCTTAACGTGGCCCTGGGCAACGACTCGCCCAACCCAACCGGAATCCTTGACCCCTTCCTTGAGATGAGAACGGCCGGAATCGTGGCTAACCTGACTGCCGGAAAGGCGCACGCGATTCCAGCTCGAGAGCTCTTTGGAATGGCGACCGTTGGAGGGGCAAGGGCTCTTGGATTAAAGGCCGGACTCATTGAGCCCGGCTATCTCGCGGATTTGGTCCTGATAAACGCCGACAAACCATGGCTCAGGCCGTTGGAAAACGTTTACTCGCTCCTCGTTTATTCCGCGAGGGGAAGCGACGTGGAGATGGTAGTTGTCAATGGAAGACCTCTGATGAAATTGAGTAATTCAAAACGCTGA
- a CDS encoding tRNA(Met) cytidine acetyltransferase TmcA → MTVKVRFDKEVRDYAKGEKVKDSILKLTETALAQALENFHRRMIVIEGDTLRKAELAGILAGASARVLSGVLDELMKKRLRDESEDKIEVLYATDALGEETFGRKRYEAFRKHFDVLAGSNVEVKAVTFKHTRDILGRTYDLLILDMSYDYSPNDLGRIIETVRGGGLIFILAHPFEKWKNMWTGFHKSLVTPPYTIDDVKKRFNRRLIRKFTEHEGIYIITENGKAKKKPKRSKSQARIKARKGVPIPEETLFPKELYEMALTEGQVEVLKAFEELVEGGMLVLTADRGRGKSVSVGIGAIGLALALKKRTRIVVTAPELENVQALFRFAKRALERLGFKPYVVEERGLIKELYARKIGLRYYPPAEGYRKSADLYILDEAAGIHVPILHKYLNKERVVYSSTIHGYEGAGRGFSVKFLKRAREKREFKELHMDEPIRYAENDPIERWLFDVLLLDAEPVELTDEDFELIEKKEVYLEEPDLDDWFENDRPDLRHFVGIYILAHYRNRPSDVALLADAPHHEARVLRLKNGKIVTAIQIAKEGGIPKKVIDKMAKGYKPRGNIIPDMMVKHHYLKEFAKLKGYRIVRIATHPDAMDRGLGSKALELLEKEAREKGLDWIGSGFGASEELVRFWVRNGFAVVHLSPARNPVSGEFTAIVLKPISERAKKLIKKANDEFRIRLTEWLGDTHRELEPEIARWLFETPFGEAVDYPVHLTEIQKKRLDAFTGKVLTYDTVVDAVKPIVKLYFLDGWMKPYLDERQIKLLIYRVLQAHSWEETAKLIDRTETFTMIEVRDIIRGLWYYYKRLL, encoded by the coding sequence ATGACCGTGAAGGTCAGATTTGACAAAGAAGTGAGAGACTACGCGAAGGGCGAGAAGGTTAAGGACTCAATCTTAAAGCTCACCGAGACCGCTTTAGCCCAGGCCCTCGAGAACTTCCACAGGAGAATGATTGTAATCGAGGGCGACACGCTGAGGAAGGCCGAGCTGGCCGGAATACTCGCGGGGGCCTCTGCGAGGGTTTTGAGCGGGGTTCTCGACGAGCTGATGAAGAAGCGCCTCCGCGACGAGAGCGAGGATAAAATAGAGGTTCTCTACGCCACCGACGCGCTCGGCGAGGAGACCTTCGGCAGGAAGCGCTACGAGGCATTCAGGAAGCATTTCGACGTTTTAGCAGGCTCAAACGTCGAGGTAAAAGCCGTTACCTTCAAGCACACCCGTGACATCCTTGGAAGAACCTACGATTTGCTCATCCTTGACATGAGCTACGACTACTCGCCGAACGACCTCGGAAGGATTATCGAGACCGTTCGCGGTGGGGGGCTGATTTTCATTCTCGCCCACCCCTTCGAGAAGTGGAAGAACATGTGGACGGGCTTCCACAAGAGCCTCGTAACGCCACCCTACACCATAGACGACGTCAAGAAGCGGTTCAACAGAAGACTCATCAGGAAGTTCACGGAGCACGAGGGCATCTACATCATCACCGAGAACGGAAAGGCCAAGAAGAAGCCGAAGAGGAGCAAGAGCCAGGCGAGGATTAAGGCCAGAAAGGGCGTCCCCATTCCCGAGGAGACCCTCTTCCCGAAGGAGCTCTACGAGATGGCCCTGACCGAGGGGCAGGTTGAGGTTTTGAAGGCCTTCGAGGAACTGGTCGAGGGCGGAATGCTCGTTCTGACGGCAGATAGGGGAAGGGGCAAGAGCGTTTCCGTTGGAATCGGCGCGATAGGTCTAGCCTTAGCTCTAAAGAAGAGGACAAGGATTGTTGTCACAGCCCCCGAGCTTGAGAACGTTCAGGCCCTCTTCCGCTTCGCCAAGCGCGCCCTTGAGAGGCTCGGCTTCAAGCCCTACGTCGTTGAAGAGCGCGGACTGATAAAGGAGCTCTACGCGAGGAAAATCGGCCTGCGCTATTATCCGCCGGCCGAGGGCTACAGGAAGAGCGCCGACCTCTACATTCTGGATGAAGCGGCCGGAATCCACGTTCCGATACTCCACAAGTACCTCAACAAGGAGCGCGTCGTTTACTCCTCAACGATTCACGGCTACGAGGGGGCAGGAAGGGGCTTCTCGGTGAAGTTCCTCAAGAGGGCGAGGGAGAAGAGGGAGTTTAAGGAGCTTCACATGGACGAGCCGATTCGCTACGCGGAAAACGACCCGATTGAGCGGTGGCTCTTCGACGTTCTCCTGCTCGATGCTGAGCCCGTGGAGCTCACCGATGAGGACTTCGAACTGATTGAGAAGAAGGAGGTCTATCTGGAAGAGCCAGATTTGGACGACTGGTTCGAGAACGACAGGCCCGATTTGAGGCACTTCGTCGGAATATACATTCTCGCCCACTACCGCAACAGGCCGAGCGACGTGGCTTTACTCGCTGACGCGCCCCACCACGAGGCTAGGGTTTTAAGGCTCAAGAACGGCAAGATAGTGACGGCAATACAGATTGCCAAGGAAGGCGGGATTCCGAAGAAGGTAATAGACAAGATGGCCAAGGGGTACAAGCCTCGCGGAAACATAATCCCGGACATGATGGTCAAGCACCACTATCTCAAGGAGTTCGCGAAGCTGAAGGGCTACCGCATAGTGAGGATTGCAACCCACCCGGACGCGATGGACAGAGGCTTGGGAAGCAAGGCCTTAGAACTCCTCGAAAAGGAAGCGAGGGAAAAGGGCCTCGACTGGATAGGCTCTGGCTTTGGAGCCAGTGAAGAGCTCGTCCGCTTCTGGGTCAGGAACGGCTTCGCGGTAGTTCACCTCAGCCCCGCGAGAAACCCGGTCAGCGGTGAGTTTACCGCCATAGTCCTCAAGCCGATAAGCGAGAGGGCCAAGAAGCTCATCAAGAAGGCCAACGACGAGTTCAGGATAAGGCTTACCGAGTGGCTCGGAGACACGCACAGGGAGCTTGAGCCCGAGATAGCGCGCTGGCTCTTCGAGACGCCCTTCGGTGAGGCCGTTGACTACCCGGTTCACCTCACGGAGATTCAGAAGAAGAGGCTTGATGCGTTCACGGGCAAGGTCCTGACCTACGATACCGTGGTAGATGCTGTGAAGCCGATAGTGAAGCTCTACTTCCTCGATGGCTGGATGAAGCCGTACCTCGACGAGAGGCAGATAAAGCTCCTCATCTACCGCGTTCTCCAGGCCCACAGCTGGGAAGAGACTGCGAAGCTGATAGACAGAACCGAGACCTTCACAATGATTGAGGTGCGCGACATAATAAGGGGCCTCTGGTACTACTACAAGAGGCTCCTCTGA
- the asnS gene encoding asparagine--tRNA ligase: MIDKVYCADVKPEMEGKRVKLAGWVYRKREVGKKVFIVLRDSSGIVQVVFSKELNEEAYREAKKLGIESSVIIEGIVKADPRAPTGAEVRADKLEVIQNVDFFPITKDASPEFLLDVRHLHLRSPKVASIMKVKATLVQAAREWLLQDGWYEVFPPILVTGAVEGGSTLFKLKYFDRYAYLSQSAQLYLEAAIFGLEKVWSLTPSFRAEKSRTRRHLTEFWHLELEGAWMDLWDIMKVEEELVSYMVQRALELRRGEIETFRKDLTTLKNAVPPFPRISYDEAIDILQSKGVEIEWGEDMGADEERVLTEEFEAPFFVYGYPKGIKAFYMKEDPEDPRKVLAADMLAPEGYGEIIGGSQREDDYDKLVQRILEEGMNPEDYQWYLDLRKYGSVPHSGFGLGLERLVAWVLKLDHVRWATLFPRTPSRLYP, translated from the coding sequence GTGATTGATAAGGTTTACTGTGCCGACGTTAAGCCCGAAATGGAAGGAAAGAGGGTTAAGCTCGCCGGATGGGTTTACAGGAAGAGGGAAGTCGGAAAGAAGGTCTTCATAGTGCTTAGAGACTCAAGCGGAATCGTTCAGGTGGTCTTCTCCAAGGAACTCAACGAAGAGGCCTACAGGGAGGCCAAGAAGCTCGGTATCGAGTCGAGCGTCATCATCGAGGGAATCGTCAAAGCTGACCCGCGCGCTCCAACCGGCGCCGAGGTTCGGGCAGATAAGCTTGAAGTTATCCAGAACGTTGACTTCTTCCCGATAACGAAGGACGCAAGCCCGGAGTTCCTGCTCGACGTCAGGCACCTGCATCTCCGCTCGCCCAAGGTCGCGAGCATAATGAAGGTGAAGGCCACACTCGTTCAGGCCGCTCGTGAGTGGCTCCTCCAGGACGGCTGGTACGAGGTCTTCCCGCCGATACTCGTCACAGGGGCGGTAGAGGGTGGCTCGACACTCTTCAAGCTCAAGTACTTTGACCGCTATGCTTACCTGAGCCAGTCGGCCCAGCTCTACCTTGAGGCGGCTATATTTGGCCTCGAAAAGGTCTGGTCGCTCACGCCGAGCTTCAGAGCCGAAAAGAGCAGGACTAGGAGACACCTCACCGAGTTCTGGCACCTCGAACTTGAGGGAGCATGGATGGACCTCTGGGACATCATGAAGGTCGAGGAGGAGCTGGTGAGCTACATGGTTCAGCGTGCGCTTGAGCTCAGGAGGGGCGAGATTGAGACCTTCAGGAAGGATTTAACGACCCTTAAGAACGCCGTTCCGCCGTTCCCGAGGATAAGCTACGACGAGGCCATAGACATACTCCAGAGCAAGGGCGTCGAGATAGAGTGGGGAGAGGACATGGGCGCCGACGAGGAGAGGGTTCTTACCGAGGAGTTCGAGGCCCCGTTCTTCGTCTACGGCTATCCAAAGGGCATCAAGGCCTTCTACATGAAGGAGGACCCGGAGGACCCAAGGAAAGTTCTCGCGGCGGACATGCTCGCTCCCGAAGGCTATGGCGAGATAATAGGCGGTTCCCAGCGTGAGGATGACTACGACAAGCTCGTGCAGCGCATTTTGGAGGAGGGAATGAACCCCGAGGACTACCAGTGGTACCTCGACCTCAGGAAGTACGGCTCCGTTCCGCACAGCGGTTTCGGTCTCGGCCTTGAGAGGCTCGTCGCGTGGGTCCTCAAGCTTGACCACGTCCGCTGGGCCACCCTCTTCCCGAGGACGCCCAGCAGGCTCTACCCGTGA
- a CDS encoding molybdenum cofactor guanylyltransferase — MLGVILAFPEKRWENYTLPVNGEPVVRLTERRLLTAKRINETLTIVRKDKLKTYSLHVSNPFPVTARSKMEALLKALPDKPFFLVEGNMPLIMPFLVNYLVGLFYENEPEALIPVWNDGSAEVFHAVYEPDALRDAIESALAEGYRSFSRVTEFLDYEPVSIEELAKRNPKVTLSFFRVRNSLDVAFAEKTIEELKARGEPF; from the coding sequence ATGCTCGGCGTTATACTGGCGTTTCCGGAGAAGAGGTGGGAGAACTACACTCTACCTGTGAATGGGGAGCCCGTCGTCAGGCTCACGGAGAGGAGGCTCTTAACCGCCAAGAGAATCAACGAAACGCTCACAATAGTCAGAAAGGACAAGCTGAAGACTTACTCGCTCCACGTTTCAAACCCCTTTCCCGTGACCGCGAGAAGCAAGATGGAGGCGCTCCTCAAGGCCCTCCCCGACAAGCCCTTCTTCCTGGTCGAGGGCAACATGCCCCTTATAATGCCCTTCCTCGTGAACTACCTCGTCGGCCTCTTCTACGAGAACGAGCCTGAGGCGCTAATCCCCGTCTGGAACGACGGAAGCGCGGAGGTATTTCACGCAGTCTACGAGCCGGACGCGCTGAGGGATGCAATAGAATCGGCGCTCGCCGAGGGTTACAGGAGCTTTTCAAGGGTTACCGAGTTCCTTGACTACGAGCCGGTCTCAATAGAAGAGCTGGCGAAGAGAAACCCCAAGGTTACGCTCAGCTTCTTTCGCGTCAGGAACTCCCTTGACGTCGCCTTTGCGGAGAAAACGATTGAAGAGCTCAAAGCCAGGGGAGAGCCCTTTTAA
- a CDS encoding S9 family peptidase — MKGLTEKDLGKFKLVGNLDAFRRKVVFQVTEISVEKDDYFSRLYLYDGRKVKPFTSGRKDSNPRFSPDGKLIAFTSKRDRESKESELYVIPTDGGEARLLAKFKYGIKNLRFTEDGKSIAVITPIDVEKKPKDDVHLIKEIPFWFNGVGWVYGKRSVVYLVDVESGRKRRVTPKNLDVSQVRFHDGKLYFIAQEDRERKPMVSDLYVLEGRKAKKLTPGEWGVSDFIPLDDGTFILKANTRERGIPTNTHIYHYNPETGELRKLTAKLDRSAYNSLNSDVRGAQRAELVFRDGWVYYVATDGPRANLFRVNLEGKIERVIGGDRSVESFAIGDYIAFTAQDAVTPLELYVLRDGNEKRVTDFNGWIREYNLSRPEHFTVKASDGVEIDAWIMKPVGFEPGKKYPAVLEIHGGPKTAYGYAFMHEFHVLTAKGFVVIFSNPRGSDGYGEEFADIRGHYGERDYKDLMEVVDEALRRFDFIDGERLGVTGGSYGGFMTNWIVGHTKRFKSAVTQRSISNWVSFFGTTDIGYFFAPDQIGGDPWSNTDGYWEKSPLKYAPNVETPLLIIHSMEDYRCWLPEALQFYTALKYLGKTVELALFPGENHDLSRSGKPKHRVKRLELIVGWMERWLRG; from the coding sequence ATGAAAGGTCTGACCGAGAAGGACCTCGGAAAGTTCAAGCTCGTCGGCAACCTCGATGCCTTCAGGCGGAAGGTCGTCTTCCAGGTTACCGAGATAAGCGTCGAGAAGGACGACTACTTCTCAAGGCTTTACCTCTACGACGGCAGGAAGGTTAAACCCTTCACCTCGGGAAGGAAGGACTCAAACCCGAGATTTTCGCCAGACGGGAAGCTGATAGCCTTCACCTCCAAGCGCGATAGGGAGAGCAAAGAGTCCGAGCTCTACGTCATCCCAACCGACGGCGGTGAGGCGAGGCTTTTAGCGAAGTTCAAGTACGGCATCAAAAACCTCCGCTTCACCGAGGACGGTAAGAGCATAGCCGTTATAACGCCGATAGACGTCGAGAAAAAGCCCAAGGATGACGTTCACCTTATCAAAGAGATTCCCTTCTGGTTCAACGGCGTCGGCTGGGTCTACGGGAAGAGGAGCGTCGTTTACCTCGTTGACGTCGAGAGCGGAAGGAAGAGGCGCGTAACCCCTAAGAACCTCGACGTCTCGCAGGTTCGCTTCCACGATGGAAAGCTCTACTTTATAGCTCAAGAAGACCGCGAGAGGAAGCCGATGGTGAGCGACCTCTACGTCCTTGAAGGCAGGAAAGCGAAAAAGCTAACTCCCGGAGAGTGGGGCGTGAGCGATTTCATTCCGCTCGACGACGGGACGTTTATCCTCAAGGCCAACACGAGGGAGAGGGGCATTCCGACGAACACGCACATCTACCACTACAACCCCGAGACGGGCGAGCTGAGGAAGCTAACCGCTAAGCTCGACCGCTCGGCCTACAACTCCCTCAACAGCGACGTTCGTGGAGCACAGAGGGCCGAGCTGGTCTTCAGGGACGGCTGGGTCTACTACGTTGCAACCGACGGCCCGAGGGCGAACCTCTTCAGGGTGAACCTTGAGGGGAAGATAGAGCGCGTCATCGGCGGTGACAGGAGCGTCGAGAGCTTCGCAATCGGCGACTACATAGCTTTCACCGCCCAGGACGCGGTCACTCCACTGGAACTCTACGTCCTCCGCGACGGCAATGAGAAGAGGGTCACCGACTTCAACGGCTGGATTAGGGAATATAATCTCTCCAGACCGGAGCACTTCACGGTTAAGGCCAGCGACGGCGTTGAGATAGACGCCTGGATTATGAAGCCCGTTGGTTTTGAGCCGGGAAAGAAGTACCCGGCCGTTCTCGAAATCCACGGCGGGCCGAAGACGGCTTACGGCTACGCCTTCATGCACGAGTTCCACGTTTTGACGGCTAAAGGCTTCGTCGTGATATTCTCCAACCCGCGCGGTAGCGACGGCTACGGTGAGGAGTTCGCCGATATAAGGGGCCACTACGGGGAGCGGGATTATAAGGACCTCATGGAGGTCGTTGACGAGGCCCTAAGGAGATTCGACTTCATTGACGGGGAGAGGCTTGGAGTTACCGGCGGTTCCTACGGGGGTTTCATGACCAACTGGATAGTCGGCCACACCAAGCGCTTCAAGTCTGCCGTAACCCAGCGCTCGATTTCGAACTGGGTGAGCTTCTTCGGCACAACGGACATCGGCTACTTCTTTGCTCCAGACCAGATAGGTGGCGACCCCTGGAGCAACACCGACGGCTACTGGGAGAAGAGCCCGCTTAAGTACGCGCCGAACGTGGAAACTCCTCTCCTGATAATCCATTCGATGGAGGACTACCGTTGCTGGCTTCCGGAAGCGTTGCAGTTCTACACCGCTCTGAAATACCTCGGCAAGACCGTTGAGCTCGCCCTCTTCCCTGGCGAGAACCACGACCTGAGCAGGAGCGGAAAGCCGAAGCACAGGGTTAAGAGGCTTGAACTTATCGTAGGGTGGATGGAGAGGTGGTTGAGGGGCTAA
- a CDS encoding TIGR00288 family NYN domain-containing protein translates to MKETLIKVLKREKEPEEEISGKSIGLIIDGPNILRKEFGIKLEDIVEALERLGRIRVAKVVLNQYAPQGLIEAVVNQGLEPVIVAGDTDVRIAIEAMELIYNSDVDVIALATRDADFLPIIQEAKRKGKETIVIGTEPGFSVALQNAADYVIKMVSKVED, encoded by the coding sequence GTGAAGGAAACGCTCATCAAGGTTCTTAAGCGCGAGAAAGAACCGGAAGAGGAGATAAGCGGTAAGAGTATCGGGCTCATAATAGACGGGCCGAACATCCTGAGGAAGGAGTTCGGGATAAAGCTCGAAGACATCGTCGAGGCCCTTGAAAGGCTTGGAAGGATAAGGGTGGCGAAGGTTGTCCTAAACCAGTACGCCCCCCAGGGGCTCATAGAAGCCGTCGTCAACCAGGGGCTTGAGCCCGTGATAGTTGCTGGAGACACAGACGTTAGGATAGCGATAGAGGCTATGGAACTCATCTACAACTCCGACGTTGACGTTATAGCGCTGGCCACGAGGGACGCGGATTTTCTGCCCATAATTCAGGAGGCCAAGAGGAAGGGAAAGGAAACCATAGTTATAGGCACCGAGCCCGGCTTTTCTGTGGCCCTTCAGAACGCTGCCGATTACGTCATCAAGATGGTTAGCAAGGTAGAGGACTGA
- a CDS encoding thiamine ABC transporter substrate-binding protein: MRKALALLVATLFVASLLWVKPVKAEETLTVYSYESIEPWMKEIIPIFEKEYGVKVRLVTFGDAGEVLSKLIIEKNNPQADVVVGIDNSYLQKALQADILIPYKPENAKYIPDWIIKDFDPTFHLTPYDYGAIAIVYKKDVVKNPPKTFEDLTKPEWKGKLIVENPLTSSTGMAFLLWTIGVYGDKWPYYWEKLKQNDVIIVKGWGAGWEMWDKNQAPLFVSYATDPAYAACEENSTNIGAIFLNNTAYVQIEGAGIVKGTKHLELAKEFINFLISKTAQEKLPLNQWMYPVNKEVKLPACFSYALNVSSARVISIPSEELAKNTDKWLKEWRELMVEGKSPEEISPTQTQSTNTGETGSSTSGGSSICGPAFIVGLAILPLLLRRK; encoded by the coding sequence ATGAGGAAGGCTCTGGCACTGCTCGTGGCGACCCTTTTCGTCGCCTCGCTCCTGTGGGTGAAGCCTGTAAAGGCAGAGGAAACGCTGACCGTTTACTCCTACGAGAGCATCGAGCCCTGGATGAAGGAAATCATTCCGATATTCGAGAAGGAGTACGGCGTCAAGGTTCGCCTCGTGACGTTCGGCGACGCTGGAGAAGTGCTCAGCAAGCTGATAATCGAGAAAAACAACCCGCAGGCCGATGTCGTCGTTGGAATAGACAATAGCTACCTCCAGAAGGCCCTTCAGGCGGACATTCTAATCCCCTACAAGCCGGAGAACGCGAAGTACATTCCCGATTGGATTATAAAGGACTTCGACCCGACTTTCCACCTCACGCCCTATGACTATGGCGCTATAGCGATAGTCTACAAGAAGGACGTCGTGAAGAACCCGCCGAAGACCTTTGAAGACCTGACGAAGCCAGAGTGGAAGGGCAAGCTCATCGTCGAGAACCCGCTGACGAGTTCGACCGGAATGGCGTTCCTCCTTTGGACGATTGGCGTTTACGGCGACAAGTGGCCCTACTACTGGGAGAAGCTCAAGCAGAACGACGTTATAATCGTCAAGGGCTGGGGAGCTGGCTGGGAGATGTGGGACAAGAACCAGGCCCCTCTGTTCGTCAGCTACGCCACCGACCCGGCCTACGCGGCCTGCGAGGAGAACAGCACCAACATTGGGGCAATCTTCCTCAACAACACCGCCTACGTCCAGATTGAGGGAGCGGGAATCGTCAAGGGAACGAAGCACCTTGAACTTGCAAAGGAGTTCATAAACTTCCTGATAAGCAAGACCGCCCAAGAGAAGCTCCCACTCAACCAGTGGATGTATCCGGTTAACAAAGAAGTCAAGCTTCCGGCCTGCTTCAGCTACGCCCTCAACGTCAGCTCTGCCAGGGTAATCTCAATTCCCTCCGAGGAGCTCGCTAAGAACACCGACAAGTGGCTCAAGGAGTGGAGGGAGCTGATGGTAGAGGGCAAATCCCCCGAGGAAATCTCGCCAACGCAGACCCAGAGCACCAACACAGGTGAAACTGGAAGCTCAACCAGCGGGGGTTCGAGCATCTGTGGTCCGGCCTTCATAGTCGGACTCGCCATCCTGCCACTCCTCCTCAGGAGGAAGTGA
- a CDS encoding TIGR00288 family NYN domain-containing protein, giving the protein MPGGSWEKIISMTKDGIKSIGMIKQKSKRGKKIALLIDGPNILRKEFGIKLEDIVDVLESIGDIRVAKVILNQYAPQGLIEAVSNQGFEAVVVSGETGVKLAVEAMREIYNPNIDVIALATRNAEFLPVILKAKEKGKETVVIGVEPGFSVALKHAADYTIILEPKREGREEE; this is encoded by the coding sequence ATGCCAGGCGGAAGCTGGGAAAAGATAATATCGATGACGAAGGACGGAATAAAGAGCATTGGGATGATTAAACAGAAGTCCAAGCGCGGAAAGAAAATAGCCCTTCTCATTGATGGGCCGAACATCCTGAGGAAGGAGTTCGGGATAAAGCTCGAAGACATCGTTGACGTTCTCGAAAGCATCGGAGACATCCGCGTTGCGAAGGTTATCCTCAACCAGTACGCTCCCCAGGGGCTCATAGAAGCCGTCTCCAACCAGGGGTTCGAGGCGGTTGTCGTTTCCGGCGAGACCGGTGTCAAGCTTGCCGTTGAGGCCATGCGCGAGATTTACAACCCTAACATAGATGTAATAGCCCTCGCGACGCGGAACGCGGAGTTCCTGCCCGTCATACTCAAGGCCAAGGAGAAGGGGAAAGAAACGGTGGTCATCGGCGTCGAGCCCGGCTTCTCGGTTGCCCTCAAGCACGCGGCGGATTATACCATAATCCTTGAGCCCAAGAGAGAGGGGAGGGAAGAGGAGTGA